A stretch of the Arachis stenosperma cultivar V10309 chromosome 6, arast.V10309.gnm1.PFL2, whole genome shotgun sequence genome encodes the following:
- the LOC130933271 gene encoding protein FAR1-RELATED SEQUENCE 5-like isoform X3, whose product MELEAELVTANESSAEKTVGPCVGASILEPYIGMEFDSEADAKNFYDEYARQEGFIVRIDKCHRSEIDNRIISRRLTCNKEGFHVRGKNDKVNPYRKPRVSIREGCEAMMMVKVNKCGKWVVTKFVKEHSHPLMGSGVRSYRTTVLLQGDILVVVKN is encoded by the exons A TGGAGTTGGAAGCTGAACTGGTAACTGCTAACGAAAGTTCTGCTGAAAAAACAGTAGGACCATGTGTGGGAGCTTCAATTTTGGAACCATATATTGGTATGGAATTTGATTCTGAAGCTGATGCCAAGAACTTTTATGATGAATATGCAAGACAGGAAGGGTTTATTGTGCGCATTGATAAATGTCATCGTTCTGAAATTGACAACAGAATTATTTCTCGTCGTCTTACTTGCAATAAGGAAGGTTTTCATGTGAGAGGGAAAAATGATAAAGTCAACCCTTATCGGAAACCACGGGTTAGCATAAGAGAAGGCTGCGAGGCAATGATGATGGTCAAAGTTAATAAATGTGGGAAGTGGGTTGTTACTAAATTCGTAAAAGAACATAGTCATCCACTGATGGGTTCTGGTGTTCGTTCTTATCGTACAACA GTATTACTTCAGGGAGATATTCTTGTCgttgttaaaaattaa
- the LOC130933271 gene encoding protein FAR1-RELATED SEQUENCE 5-like isoform X2 translates to MEFDSEADAKNFYDEYARQEGFIVRIDKCHRSEIDNRIISRRLTCNKEGFHVRGKNDKVNPYRKPRVSIREGCEAMMMVKVNKCGKWVVTKFVKEHSHPLMGSGVRSYRTTESKDKRIRQLTKELERRDQQCQQYRKLILSLLETVEEQNKFLSTKVEQVVKCVKQLENDVQKPLDTS, encoded by the exons ATGGAATTTGATTCTGAAGCTGATGCCAAGAACTTTTATGATGAATATGCAAGACAGGAAGGGTTTATTGTGCGCATTGATAAATGTCATCGTTCTGAAATTGACAACAGAATTATTTCTCGTCGTCTTACTTGCAATAAGGAAGGTTTTCATGTGAGAGGGAAAAATGATAAAGTCAACCCTTATCGGAAACCACGGGTTAGCATAAGAGAAGGCTGCGAGGCAATGATGATGGTCAAAGTTAATAAATGTGGGAAGTGGGTTGTTACTAAATTCGTAAAAGAACATAGTCATCCACTGATGGGTTCTGGTGTTCGTTCTTATCGTACAACA GAATCGAAGGATAAGAGAATTCGACAACTCACAAAGGAACTCGAGCGTCGAGATCAGCAATGTCAGCAATATCGCAAGCTGATACTTTCCCTTCTGGAAACTGTTGAGGAGCAAAATAAATTCTTATCAACGAAAGTTGAACAGGTTGTCAAGTGTGTGAAACAACTTGAGAATGATGTGCAAAAACCTTTGGACACTAGCTAG
- the LOC130932740 gene encoding protein FLUORESCENT IN BLUE LIGHT, chloroplastic codes for MAVVLRCPTFLSRPRPQPHFSDHNKPHFTRKFVCLSFKLVPCLKVTCDDASCGVRIPMEHIQQRFPSLMFVATNVLMYSVPSKALAETCEADNSLFNMPILLAVALIGATVGGLLARQRKAELQKVNEQLLQINQALRKQAKIESYAPSLSYAPVGGRIPDNEVIVDPKKQELISKLKNGKNYLRNQQPDKAFTEFKIALELAQNLNDPIEEKKAARGLGASLQRQGKYRDAVKYHSMVLAISEREGEDSGNTEAFGAIADCYTELGDLERAGQFYDKYIARLEKD; via the exons ATGGCGGTGGTCCTCCGTTGCCCCACCTTCCTCTCCCGCCCTCGCCCTCAACCTCATTTCTCCGACCACAACAAGCCCCACTTTACTC GAAAATTCGTTTGCCTTTCTTTCAAACTTGTTCCTTGCCTTAAAGTTACTTGTGATGATGCTTCTTGTGGAGTTCGAATTCCGATG GAACACATACAACAAAGGTTCCCATCTCTCATGTTTGTGGCCACCAATGTTTTGATGTACTCTGTTCCTTCCAAAGCGTTGGCCGAAACATGTGAGGCTGATAATTCTCTATTCAATATGCCGATACTGCTAGCAGTAGCCCTCATTGGAGCTACTGTAGGAG GGTTGCTTGCCCGGCAAAGGAAGGCAGAATTACAGAAGGTGAATGAGCAGTTGCTCCAGATCAATCAAGCTTTAAGGAAGCAGGCTAAAATTGAGTCCTACGCCCCTAGCTTGAGCTATGCTCCTGTTGGTGGTAGGATACCTGATAATGAGGTTATTGTTGACCCGAAGAAGCAGGAACTAATTTCTAAGttgaaaaatggaaagaacTATCTAAGGAATCAGCAGCCAGATAAAGCATTTACTGAGTTTAAGATTGCACTTGAACTTGCCCAAAATCTGAACGATCCTATTGAGGAGAAAAAAGCTGCTAGAGGTCTAG GTGCTTCACTTCAAAGACAGGGAAAATATAGGGATGCTGTAAAGTATCATTCGATGGTTCTGGCCATCTCTGAAAGAGAAGGAGAGGACTCTGGGAACACAGAAGCTTTTGGAGCAATTGCTGATTGTTACACTGAGCTTGGAGATCTTGAAAGGGCAGGTCAATTCTATGACAAGTACATTGCAAGGCTTGAAAAGGACTAA
- the LOC130933271 gene encoding protein FAR1-RELATED SEQUENCE 5-like isoform X1, translating to MELEAELVTANESSAEKTVGPCVGASILEPYIGMEFDSEADAKNFYDEYARQEGFIVRIDKCHRSEIDNRIISRRLTCNKEGFHVRGKNDKVNPYRKPRVSIREGCEAMMMVKVNKCGKWVVTKFVKEHSHPLMGSGVRSYRTTESKDKRIRQLTKELERRDQQCQQYRKLILSLLETVEEQNKFLSTKVEQVVKCVKQLENDVQKPLDTS from the exons A TGGAGTTGGAAGCTGAACTGGTAACTGCTAACGAAAGTTCTGCTGAAAAAACAGTAGGACCATGTGTGGGAGCTTCAATTTTGGAACCATATATTGGTATGGAATTTGATTCTGAAGCTGATGCCAAGAACTTTTATGATGAATATGCAAGACAGGAAGGGTTTATTGTGCGCATTGATAAATGTCATCGTTCTGAAATTGACAACAGAATTATTTCTCGTCGTCTTACTTGCAATAAGGAAGGTTTTCATGTGAGAGGGAAAAATGATAAAGTCAACCCTTATCGGAAACCACGGGTTAGCATAAGAGAAGGCTGCGAGGCAATGATGATGGTCAAAGTTAATAAATGTGGGAAGTGGGTTGTTACTAAATTCGTAAAAGAACATAGTCATCCACTGATGGGTTCTGGTGTTCGTTCTTATCGTACAACA GAATCGAAGGATAAGAGAATTCGACAACTCACAAAGGAACTCGAGCGTCGAGATCAGCAATGTCAGCAATATCGCAAGCTGATACTTTCCCTTCTGGAAACTGTTGAGGAGCAAAATAAATTCTTATCAACGAAAGTTGAACAGGTTGTCAAGTGTGTGAAACAACTTGAGAATGATGTGCAAAAACCTTTGGACACTAGCTAG